The Brachypodium distachyon strain Bd21 chromosome 4, Brachypodium_distachyon_v3.0, whole genome shotgun sequence nucleotide sequence CCCCATAAATATGACAGTAGGGATAtgttctcccttttttttgtaggACAGTTGGTGTTGCATGTACGTATTGCCTTATTGTAAGGCAAGCTACACCTACCAATTGATCAACGGCTCTACAGAAAGATAGAGTGATGCACCGCAAATGCTACATGGGGTGTGCTTCGAGGTACAACTAATCACTTGCGAGTGAAGACATCCTTTATTCCTATTAGAACTAAAAAGGAAATAGTCATGAATAAGAGGCATCCAAACTTAAATATCAACGAATACATATCTCAGATCGGTTATTCAGAGGTGCTAGCTATGTTGTTCTAGTTTAAGCTAAACGGAACAATATAGAACAATGACTCCACAATGTAACCGTTAAGCAGACACGTTTTATCTAAAAAGAAGTCATAGGAAGCATAATGTGGCTCTCGTAGATGGTAATAAGGGAGTGTTTTAACTTGTGGAGATATATAGATCACCATTGATCACAGAATAATCATGATTATCCGCCAGATCACACACATATAGCCAGTGTCCACATGGTACAATTGCTCCACGGTTGCTTTGTACATTCTCCCTTCTTTTTTGTATATCTATCTAGGAGTGTTGTACACACTTCATGTACAAGTTCATTCATTAAAACTAGGGTcgctagctttttttttcatccaaAGGAAAATTATTCCTCAATAGCAATGGATGTCGTTATTTGAACGCTATAGTTGTACTATTTTAAGCTACACTAAAAGCATCCGCATCCCTAGGTGGTAAGCAGATGCTAAAGATGAGAGAAATTGTTTAGCACTGTTGCTAAAGGATCCATGTGAGGGTAGATGCTAAGATAAAATATAAAATAGCTTAGCACCAACACTAAGCTTAGCATCCAATGCTAaactaaataaaataattttcatTGGCTTGATgtcattattttattttagatgAATGTCTTTATAGCATCTACATGACAAGGATGTAGTAAAATGAAAGAAGGTTAGAGAGATGAATGAAGAGATAAAGCCGATATGGCCACTGATTTAAGTGTCTAAATTATGTGTTAGAGATGTTGATATGCTCGAAACAATCGACTAACAGCTCCACGAGGAACAGTACACACTAAACCATAGTGTGCGTACGTGACGGGCATTCCTGGCTAGATAGTGGTGCCATGGTGCACAGGACACCGGCCGgttcaaaatagtttttcttttcggcTTTTTGTATATATACTTCATGTAATGTATGACACACCCATACTCTACTCAGCTTGGCAATACCGGATGGTTTTTTCTTCCGGGTCTGTCACTAGTGTACGTGGCGCCTAAGTGGTAAATGGTCCGGCCGGGGTAGCTTTTTAACTCTTAGACCGAGAAATTAAGATCGCCACTGACCGATTGCTCAATACACACACATGATATGCAGAAGAGAGATCAGGGAACACTATTTTATCTCAGTATACTTTGACTTGAGCCAGCGAGTTGCTCGcgtatatatattttgatcAATTAATTCACTGGCCGGCCGGGGttggagagagagatggaggccgtgaaaagaaaaaaagggctCAGCTTGCGAGGGAATCTGGAAAAGAGGAGCTAAAGGGTGGCCCCCATCCGATCGATCAAAATCTTGAGGGAGGGACGACGACGCGACTATGTCCATCGATCCACTGTTCCTCCTACCCCCGAGGCCCCCAGCCGACGATCGGCGAGCAGAAAAAACGACCTATTTATAAGGGCAGCAGCCGGCCGGTAAAGAAGCAGGAGCAGAAGAAGAGAGCAAGAACCAagagcaagctagctagctaggtgtctttggccaaattaagcagctagctaggtgCTCCTGCAGTCCTGCTGTGTGCTGCCCCCGCCGGGCGAGCACGAACGCCGTCGATCtcccgccggccggcggcatACCGATATCGGTCGGCGGCggttagctagctaggcatggCGCCGGTGGGGCTCCCGCCGGGTTTCCGTTTCCACCCAACCGACGAGGAGCTGGTGAACTACTACCTGAAGCGCAAGATCCACGGCCAGCACATCGAGCTCGACATCATCCCGGAGGTCGACCTCTACAAGTGCGAGCCCTGGGACCTCGCCGGTACGTACGGTTACGAACTTAATTTCCGTTCCATCACGATCGCTTGAAATTGACAAGAAATCGAGTTACTTCCATGTGATCACGCATGCATATGAACTAACCGATATCTGATCACGTACGTGGGCGTACGATTTCGCAGAGAAGTCCTTCCTGCCGAGCCGGGACCCGGAGTGGTACTTCTTCGGGCCGAGGGACCGCAAGTACCCGAACGGGTTCCGGACGAACCGGGCCACGCGGGCCGGCTACTGGAAGTCCACGGGGAAGGACCGCCGCGTGATGCAgcaccacggcggcggcggcgggggcggcgtcCGGGCCATCGGGATGAAGAAGACGCTGGTCTACTACCGGGGACGCGCGCCGCAGGGGGTGCGCACCGACTGGGTCATGCACGAGTACCGCCTCGACGACAAGCAGGACTCCGACGACGCCATGGCCATCCAGGTAGCATATCATTTTAGCTAAATTAATTCCCCCTCTATCTGAATATCTGATAAACTTCAAGATCGTCATCATGCATCCACTCAATTTTCTCCTGGAAGAAAGTTAATAGCTAGGGCTTTCAGAACGAACTGGAACTGGAATcctgttctttcttttctacGTGTTGGCCGGGCAAAGAGAACTTCTGCGTCTCGAGTGAAAGGGAAATTTTCCTGCATGCGAGGATTAAAACTTGGCTTTCCATCGCCGTCTGTGCAGCGGTAGAAATACTGATACTAGTAGTAGTCGTATCGACCACTTTGCTTTCGATCTCTACTCCGACCAGACAAACATGTACTCCTCGCCTTGTGTCCCAAAGAACAAAGGTAAAGCCGGGGTCTTGGCATTAGTATGTATTTGTTCTTTGGTGCGTACGTAGTACACTAATTAACCATGATCCTTTTAAATTTTCTGATGAGATTAGAGCAGACATGATCTGCATTGATCATGAGACATTAAAAGCCAAAGAGCAAAGCAAACCTCATGCATATATCTTCGCGCGCGCTATAGCTTATCATGGCCATGCATGTCGGTGTCGTTCGCGCGCTTTCCGCTTTATTCCACGAGGAACCCATCATCATCCTCACGCCGGCCTTCTAATTCTTCTTCCCTAGCCGGCCTTCGTCTTTAACCTCTCCCTTAGATTTGATCGACGGTCTCCCTTTTCTAATAACAAGAATAGAACACCATTATGCATGGTAACTTTGATGGAATCTGGCCAAACCCAACGCCTCTTAATTGTCAAAAGATGATTTGCACATGAGATAATCATGCATCGGTGTGTGCATAAAGTTTCAGAAGATCACATGATATATGTATGTCAAATGGATCTTGTTTAATTTGCTTTTCTGTGCTTGAATCATGATCGGCCAGGACACCTACGCGCTGTGCCGGGTGTTCAAGAAGAACGCCATCTGCGCCGAGGTGGAGGAGCTGCAGGAGGGGCAGTGCAGCATGGCGCTGCTGGAGGGCGCCTGCCGGCAGCTTCTTGCCAGCGGCAGCAACAGCCAGGAGTACCAGACCCCATCGCCGGACGTGCCGGTTGGGTCCActtctggcggcggcgacgccgatGCTGACGACGACAAAGATGACTCCTGGATGCAGTTCATCTCCGACGACGCCTGGTGCTCCAGTGCCGCCGAAGAAAGCACCTCCTGTGTGGCCCTCGCCGGCTGATCGTCCACAGGCCGGTGCTCCAGACGGCCTGTTCATTCATGGAAACAATTCCCTGATATATAACTatatttcttatttctttttgtgatcgatcgatcaatgcTGCTGGCTATTAATTAATAAGTGCCGGCTGTTGAAGGTGCCGTATAAGACTGAGCAGTAATAAGGTATATAATTCCATCTCCCAGCGTATTGCTGGGAGTTGGAGGGCTGGTGAATGCCTGAAGGTTGTTGGAGTCCTTCCTGGAGTTGAGTTCATGAGGAGgattatatatatgtatgatGATGATAGGAACAATCAGATTtaatttgtgttttttctcttctttgttcATGTTTTTCCTGGTCTTCATATGTATTAAGCTTCATATGTGGAGGCTTTCTCTATCTTTTTGTGACAAATATAGAGTGAAGCTATGCCCTTGCATAGTTGTTTTGTGCCATTTATATATCACAGGAACTAAGAAAATTGTAACTATTTTTACCTGTCTGCTCAACTGCATCAATCTGCTCCAAATCTTGAGCCTCTTGTTCTGTTGTCTAAGTATAGACGCAGATGATGCATCTGCAAATcaataaatgaaaaataaatactgTCAGCTGAAGTATCATCTGTTGTACTCATTTCTTAGTAATAAAGCTCCACATTATTGGGAAAAAATACAAGcatacatgcatatgcatcCAGTTTTTCACTGCTCACTGTTTTCATTTATTAGTCAGAGCCAGATTAATTTATACACTCAAGAATTAAGTTGGaaaatttccaaaaaaaacttatatatatacacttcATGGTTCCAGAAATATATATCTCATAATAAATTATTTCACTTTTCCAAAAGTACCTTCAAATGCTGATAACAAGATCAAATTCAGTAGCATCACATGCAAATTAATAACAATACCTCCATAGGTTCAATTACATGCTTGAACTGCAAGGCATTCAcctaatgttttttttgcaaggcatcactgatgatgatgaagaagctTAAACAGCTCTGTTCACAAAGGGTTGAAGGAATTCTACTTACCACATGCTGTTACCAGTGCCTAGAATGTCAATTAGAATCCA carries:
- the LOC100828326 gene encoding NAC domain-containing protein 86; this translates as MAPVGLPPGFRFHPTDEELVNYYLKRKIHGQHIELDIIPEVDLYKCEPWDLAEKSFLPSRDPEWYFFGPRDRKYPNGFRTNRATRAGYWKSTGKDRRVMQHHGGGGGGGVRAIGMKKTLVYYRGRAPQGVRTDWVMHEYRLDDKQDSDDAMAIQDTYALCRVFKKNAICAEVEELQEGQCSMALLEGACRQLLASGSNSQEYQTPSPDVPVGSTSGGGDADADDDKDDSWMQFISDDAWCSSAAEESTSCVALAG